Proteins found in one Helicobacter sp. NHP19-003 genomic segment:
- the epsC gene encoding serine O-acetyltransferase EpsC: MIDLAYSLERALEQDPAARNKLEVLLLYPGVHALIFHRLAHALYKKHFYFLARALSQFSRFLTGIEIHPGAQIGRGLFIDHGMGVVIGETTQIGDDVTIYHGVTLGGTGKLKGKRHPTLGDRVVVGAGAKVLGAITIGDDVKIGANAVVVGDLPSGSTAVGTKAKTISREGHG; encoded by the coding sequence ATGATTGATCTTGCCTATAGCCTAGAGCGGGCTTTAGAGCAAGACCCAGCTGCACGCAATAAATTAGAGGTGTTGTTGCTCTATCCGGGTGTGCATGCCCTGATCTTTCACCGCCTTGCCCACGCCCTGTATAAAAAACACTTTTATTTTCTCGCCCGCGCGCTCTCGCAATTTAGCCGCTTTTTAACCGGGATTGAGATTCACCCGGGGGCACAGATTGGCAGGGGCTTATTCATTGACCATGGCATGGGTGTGGTGATCGGAGAAACCACACAAATTGGGGATGATGTTACGATTTATCACGGCGTTACATTAGGCGGTACGGGCAAACTTAAAGGCAAACGCCACCCCACGCTAGGCGATCGGGTGGTCGTGGGGGCTGGGGCTAAGGTCTTGGGAGCGATCACAATCGGCGATGATGTCAAAATCGGCGCAAATGCCGTGGTTGTGGGCGACTTGCCTAGTGGCTCTACAGCGGTGGGCACAAAGGCTAAAACCATTTCTAGGGAAGGTCATGGCTGA
- the selD gene encoding selenide, water dikinase SelD — MGLDDLKQITAKLKQPRLKGVLLDFSDGDDCGAIEVGGAVLVQSVDVIPPVVDDPYLYGQIAAANALSDVFAKGARAISALSILAWDQEHVSATSVQEVMQGALDKLNECSCALLGGHSLSDVEQKFGLSVTGLIEKSLWRNKGADAGDVLILTKPIGSGILTTALKRKVLKEAPHALESMASLNFKAMQILQNFSVHACTDITGFGLVGHLAEMLSPEISFEINSEQVPLLKGALDLAKEGVYPGGSVANKKALQEQVQSYTNLPDILFYDAQTSGGLLVALGAKEGLECVEKLKDEGIKAEIVGRCVPGGRKITLL; from the coding sequence GTGGGTCTGGATGACCTCAAACAAATCACGGCCAAGCTCAAACAACCCCGCTTAAAAGGCGTACTCTTAGATTTTAGCGATGGGGATGATTGCGGAGCGATAGAGGTGGGGGGGGCTGTGCTTGTGCAAAGTGTGGATGTGATCCCTCCTGTAGTTGATGACCCCTATCTTTACGGGCAAATCGCCGCCGCCAACGCCCTAAGTGATGTGTTTGCTAAGGGGGCACGCGCGATCAGTGCGCTCAGTATCCTAGCGTGGGATCAAGAACATGTCAGTGCCACTAGCGTGCAAGAGGTCATGCAAGGGGCGTTAGACAAGTTAAATGAATGCTCTTGTGCGCTCTTAGGCGGACATAGTCTCAGCGATGTGGAGCAAAAATTTGGCCTGAGCGTTACGGGGCTTATAGAAAAGTCCTTGTGGCGCAACAAGGGGGCAGACGCGGGCGATGTGCTGATCCTCACCAAACCAATAGGCAGTGGGATACTCACCACCGCCCTAAAGCGCAAGGTTTTAAAAGAAGCTCCCCACGCCCTAGAGAGCATGGCAAGCTTAAATTTCAAAGCTATGCAAATTTTGCAAAATTTTAGTGTACATGCTTGCACGGACATTACGGGTTTTGGACTTGTGGGGCATTTGGCAGAAATGCTAAGCCCTGAAATCTCTTTTGAGATCAACTCGGAGCAAGTCCCCCTTTTAAAAGGGGCTTTAGACTTAGCCAAAGAGGGGGTGTATCCGGGGGGCAGTGTGGCGAATAAAAAAGCCTTGCAAGAGCAAGTACAAAGTTACACAAATTTACCCGATATTCTTTTCTATGATGCACAGACTTCTGGGGGTTTACTCGTGGCTTTGGGGGCCAAAGAGGGGCTAGAGTGTGTGGAGAAACTGAAAGACGAGGGGATCAAAGCGGAGATTGTCGGGCGGTGTGTGCCCGGCGGGCGCAAAATCACCCTACTTTAA